From Herbaspirillum sp. WKF16:
GCCGTACAAGTCCTGGCGCCCGATCGAGCAGGCCACGATGAGCTACGGCCACGGCATTTCGGTGTCGCTGATCCAGCTGGCGCACGCCTACCTGATCTTCGCCCGCAACGGCGACATCATCCCGCTGTCCTTCACCAAGGTGAACGATTCGCCGATCGGCCAGCGCGTGATTTCCGAGAACACCGCGCTGCAGATGCGCCGCATGCTGGAAACCGTAGTCGCCCCCGGCGGCACCGCGCCGCAGGCCCAGGTGCCCGGCTATCGCGTGGGCGGCAAGACCGGCACGGCCTACAAGATCGAAGGCGGCAAGTACGTGCGCAAGTACGTGGCGTCGTTCTCCGGCATCGCTCCGATGTCGGACCCGCGCCTGATCATCTCGGTGATGATCGATGAGCCGCAAGGCCAGCACTACGGCGGGCCGGTGGCCGGCCCGGTGTTCGCCAACGTGGCCGCCAACGCCCTGCGCGCGCTCAACGTGCCGCCGGACTCGAGCGTGACCAACATCATCATCCCCAAAGAACCGCTTGAGGAGAGCATGTGATGCCCGGGCGCGTTCCAAGCATTGACGACATCCTGGACTGGCTGCGCTCGGTAGCGCCCGAGGCCCAGCTGACCGCCGACTCGCGCCGCGTAACGCAAGGCGACGTGTTCTTCGCCTACGTGGGCGACGCCGACGGCCGCTCCTATATCGCCGACGCGGTCGAGCGCGGCGCCGCCGCCGTGGTGTTCGAATCGGCCGGCTTCGCATGGCCGGACCAGCTGGAGCTGCCCCACCTCGCGGTGGACGACCTCAAGGCCACGGCCGGCGAGATCGCCGCCGCCTGGTACGGCAAGCCCGACCGCGACATGTTCACCGTCGCCATCACCGGCACCAACGGCAAGACCTCCTGCTCGTACTGGCTGGGCGCGGCGCTGTCGCGCCTGCCGGGTGCGGGCCTGGCGGGCGTGATCGGCACGCTGGGCGTAGGCACCTTCCTGGCCGGCCGCGCGCAAGCCTTCGACGTTACCGGCTACACCACGCCCGACGCGGTGCTCCTGCAGCGCAACCTGGCCATGCTGGCCAAGGCCAAGGTGGCCGGCCTGGCCATCGAAGCCTCGTCGATCGGGCTGGCGCAGGGCCGCATGAACGGCATGCACGTGGACGTCGCGCTGTTCACCAATTTCACCCGCGACCACCTCGACTACCACGGCGACATGGATGCCTATGAAGCCGCCAAGCGCAAGCTGTTCGAGTGGGACGGCCTGAAGCACGCGGTGGTCAACCTGGACGACGCCATGGGCGTGCGGCTGCTGCCGCTGCTGCAGGCGCGCCAGGTGCCGGTCATCGGCTACGCGCTGGAAGACGAGATCGACGCCGCGGCCGCCGGCGTGCCCACGCTGCGCGCCAGCAATATCCGCAGCAGCCCGGCCGGCGCCGTGTTCCAGGTCGATTCGCCGTTCGGCAGCGGCCAGGTCAAGACGCAACTGGTGGGCCGCTTCAACGTCAGCAATGTGCTGGGCATCATGGGCGTGCTGCTGGCCAAGGGCGTGGCATGGGATGCCGCGGTGGCCGCCGCCGGCGCGCTGACCGCGGCGCCCGGCCGCATGCAGCAGTTCGGCGGGCCGGACGTGCCGCTGATCGTCATCGATTACGCGCATACCCCGGACGCCCTGGACAAGACACTGGGCACGCTGCGCCAGGTCGCCGCGCAACGCGGCGGCGAGCTGTGGTGCGTGTTCGGCTGCGGCGGCGACCGCGACCCGGGCAAGCGGCCGCAGATGGGCCAGGTCTCCGAGCAGGCCGACCACGTGGTGCTGACCAGCGACAACCCGCGCAGCGAAGATCCCAAGGCCATCATCGACCAGATCCGCGCCGGCATCGGCCGCATCGAACCGGTGGTGCTGGAAGACCGCGCCGGCGCCATCCTCTGGACCATCCGCCATGCCACCCGCGCCGACGTCGTGCTGCTGGCCGGCAAGGGGCATGAGGCCTACCAGGAGATCGCCGGCAAGAAACTGCCCTTCCTCGACGCCGACCACGTCGCGCTGGCCCTGGCCGCGCGCTCGACCATGATGGGAGGCGCGTGATGAAATTCCAATTCGCGCAGATGCTGGAGTGGATCCGCGCAGCCGAGGCCGCGGCCTCGGCCCATGCCGTGCCGGCGGTGCTCAATGCGCCGGCCGGCGTGCTGGAGCTCAATGATGTCGTCACCGACAGCCGCGCCGTCAAGCCCGGCAATGTCTTCGTGGCGCTGCGCGGCGAACGCTTCGACGCGCATGACTTCCTCGAGGCAGTGGTAGCCCAGGGCGCCGCCGCGGTAGTGGTCGAACGCGCGCCGCCGGGACTGGCGGCGCCGGCCATCGTGGTGCCCGACGCCCGCGCCGCGCTGGGGCAGATCGCCCACGGCTGGCGGACGCTGCACCAGGTGCCGGTGATCGGCGTGACCGGCAGCAACGGCAAGACCACCGTCAAGGAAATGATCGCCTCGATCCTGGCGGCCGCCTTCGGCGACGAGGGCTACCTCGGCACGCGCGGCAACTTCAACAATGAAATCGGCGTGCCGCTGACCTTGTTCCGCCTGCGCGCCGCACATCGGGCCGCGGTGATCGAGATGGGCATGAACCATCCGGGCGAGATCGCTGTCTTGTCGCGTATCGCCGCGCCGACGCTGGGCCTGGTCAACAACGCCCAGCGCGAGCACCAGGAATTCATGGCCACCGTGGAAGCGGTGGCGCGCGAGAACGGCGCGGTGATCCGCCACCTGCCGGCCGCTGGCGTGGCAGTGTTCCCGGCCGACGACGACTTCACCGCGCTGTGGCGCGAGGAAGCCGGAGCGCGTCGTGTCCTTACCTTCGGTTTGAACCCGCAGGCCGACGTCGGCGCCACCTATGCGGCCGGCGCCTTCGGCAGCACGCTGGAGGTCACCGTCAAGGGCATCGCGGCGCCGCCGGCGCAGTTCAGGGTCGAGCTGGCCGCGGTGGGCGAACACAATGTGCGCAACGCCCTGGCGGCGGCGGCCTGCGCGCTGGGCGCCGGCATCGCGGTCGAGGCCGTGGTGCGCGGGCTGGAGAATTTCGCGCCGGTCAATGGCCGCCTGCAGCGCAAGGTGGCCAGGAGCGGCGCGCTGGTGATCGACGACACCTACAACGCCAACCCCGACTCGGTGCGCGCCGCCATCGACGTGCTGGCCGCCATCGACGGCCCGCGCGCGCTGGTGCTGGGCGACATGGGCGAGGTCGGCGACCAGGGGCCGCAGTTCCACCGCGAGATCGGCGCTTATGCGAAGAGCCGCGGCATCCCGCGCCTGTTCGGCCTGGGCGAACTGATGCGCCACGCGGTGCAGGCCTATGGCGAGACGCAGGACGAAGGCGGGGCCCAGGCCCGGTACTTCGACGACATCGCGGCACTCAATGCCGCGGTGGAACAGGCCGCGCCGCAAGGCGCGACCGTACTGGTAAAAGGTTCACGCTTCATGAAGATGGAGCGAGTTGTACAGCATCTGGTCAACGTTGAATCCAACACGCAACATCAACAGGAGACCCATTAGCATGCTGGTCTGGCTCGCTCAGAATTTTCAACAGGACTTCGGCTTCTTGCGCCTGTTCAGCTTCATCACCTTCCGCGCGGTGTTCGCCACGCTGACGGCCTTGCTGATCGGCATGATCGCCGGTCCGGCCGTGATCCGCATGCTGACGCGCATGAAGGTCGGCCAGGCGGTGCGCACCGACGGTCCCCAGACCCACCTGATCAAGTCCGGCACCCCGACCATGGGCGGCGTGCTGATCCTGATCGGCATCGGCATCTCGACCCTGCTGTGGGCCGACCTGTCCAACCGCTTCGTCTGGATCGTGCTGATCGTCACGCTCGGCTTCGGCGCCGTCGGCTGGGTCGACGACTACCGCAAGGTGGTCCACCGCGACCCGCAAGGCATGCGCTCGCGCGAAAAATATTTCTGGCAATCGCTGATCGGCCTGGTGGCCGCGTTCTACCTGGCGTTCTCGGTTTCCGAGGTGAGCAACATGAAGGTGCTCGACCTGTTCGTGGCCTGGGTGCAGTCCGGCTTCAGCCTCGACCTGCCGCCCAAGGCCGACCTGATCGTGCCGTTCTTCAAGAGCGTGAGCTATCCGCTGGGGGTGTGGGGCTTCATCGCGCTGACCTACTTCGTCATCGTCGGCACCAGCAACGCGGTCAACCTGACCGACGGCCTGGACGGCCTGGCCATCATGCCCACCGTGCTGGTGGGCGCCGCGCTGGGCCTGTTCGCCTACCTGACCGGCAACGCCAGCTACGCCAAATACCTGTTCATCCCGCATATCCCCGGCGCGGGCGAGCTGCTGATCTTCTGCGGCGCCATGGGCGGCGCCGGCCTGGCCTTCCTCTGGTACAACGCCTACCCGGCGCAGGTGTTCATGGGCGACGTCGGCGCACTTGCGCTGGGCGGCGCGCTGGGCACCATCGCCGTGATCGTGCGCCAGGAGATCGTGCTGTTCATCATGGGCGGCATCTTCGTGGTGGAGACGCTCTCGGTGATGATCCAGGTGGCCTATTTCAAGTACACGAAGAAGCGCTTCGGCACCGGCCGGCGCGTGCTGCTGATGGCGCCGCTGCACCATCACTACGAACAGAAGGGCTGGAAGGAAACCCAGGTGGTGGTGCGGTTCTGGATCATCACCATGATGCTGGTGCTGTTGGGCTTGTCGACGCTGAAGCTGCGCTGAGGCAGGCAAGAGAATGAATACACGGCGCCCCTCGCGAACGATGCAAGGCGGCGCCCTTGGCGGTTGGTTGAACCGGAAGTTTTGGAAGTGAGTTGGAAACAAGGATGAATTACTCGGGCAAACACGTTCTGGTGCTCGGACTCGGAGAGTCCGGCCTGGCAATGGCGCGGTGGCTGGTCTACTGCGGCGCCGGCGTGCGCGTGGCCGATACGCGCGGAGAGGAGGCGCTGGCCGAGCGCCTGGCCGCCCTGCGCGCCGACGATCCGCAGGCGCAAGCCGTGCTGGGCCGTCCGTTCACTCCTGAATTACTCGATGGCGTAGACTTCGTCGCCGTCAGCCCCGGCCTGGCGCCTGAGGGCGAACTGGCGCCGCTGATGCCGGCCATGGCCGAGCGCGGCCTGCCGCTGTGGGGCGAGATCGAACTGTTCGCGCAGGCGCTGGCCGGCCTGCGCGAAGAGACGCTGTACAAGCCCAAGGTGCTGGCCATCACCGGCACCAACGGCAAGACCACCGTGACCAGCCTGACCGGCCTGTTGTGCCAGCGCGCCGGCATGTCGGTGCGGGTCGCCGGCAACATCAGCCCGGCGGCGCTGGACGTGCTACGCGAGGCGGTGATCAGGGACAAGGTGTTCCTGGTCGAACTGGCCGAGCAGGACGCGATCGCCGCCGCCCAGGCGCAAGCCGAAGCCGAGGCCGAAGCATTGCGCCAGGCCGAGCTGGCCGAACAGCAAGCTGCCGAAGCGGCCAAGCGCAAGCGCGCCGCTGCCCGCATCGAACAAGCCGTCGCTGTTGCGGCGCCCGCGCCTGTGCCCGAAGCGGCAGCGCCGGCCGCCAACGATCAACACGCCGATGCGCCGCAGGCGCAGGAGAGCGCCGCCGCCGCCGTGCAAGACGCACAAGCGCACAGCCAGGTCGCGGCGGGCGACGCCGATTTGCCGGAAGGCCAGGCGCAAGCCGAGCCGGAACCACATCCGGCCACTGTCGCCACGGAAATAGTCGGCGGCGCGGAGCACATCCCGGCCGAAGCCGCGAATGCCGTCGATGACGCAGGCCTGCAAACCGACGTCGCCGGCAACGAAGCCGTGGCGCCGGAGACCCTGAACCTGGGCGACTTCATGGAAGTCTCGCGCACCGCCGAGGAAGACGCGCTGGCCGCCGTGCCGCCGCCCCCGCCGCCGGAGCCGACCTACCGCGGCTCGATGCCGCAGGTGTGGGTGCTGGAGCTGTCCAGCTTCCAGCTGCATACCACTCACAGCCTGCGGGCCGACGCCGCCACCGTCCTCAACATCACCCAGGATCACCTGGACTGGCACGGCAGCATGGACGCCTATGCCGCCGACAAGGCGCGCATCTTCGGCGAGGGCACCGTGCGCGTGCTCAACCGCGACGATGCGCGGGTGATGGCGATGTCCTCGCCGGCCGCGCCGCAATCCACCTTCGGGCTGGATGAGCCGGCCGCGCCGGACAGCTTCGGCCTGGTCAACGACAACGGCATGCTGTGGCTGGCCAACGCCTTCGTGCATGAAGACGACGAACAGCCGGAAGGAAAACGCCGCCGCAAGCAAAAGGAACTGGCGCCGCCGCCGGTGACGCTCAAGCGCCTGATGCCGGCCGACGCGCTGAAGATCCGCGGCGCCCACAACGCCATGAACGCGCTGGCCGCGCTGGCGCTGTGCCGCGCCGCCGGGCTGCCGATGGCGCCGCTGCTGCACGGCCTGCGCGACTACACCGGCGAGCCGCACCGGGTGGAGCTGGTGGGCGTGGTGCAGGAAGTCGATTACTACGACGACAGCAAGGGCACCAACGTCGGCGCCACCGTGGCCGCCCTGAACGGGCTGGGCCTGGGCGGGCGTCCCAACCGCATCCTCCTGATCGCCGGCGGCGAGGGCAAGGGCCAGGACTTTGCGCCGCTGGCGCTGCCGGTCGCCAAATACGGCCGCGCGGTGCTGCTGATCGGGCGCGATGCGCCAGTGATCCGCGCGGCGGTGGCCGACGCCGGCGTCGAGCTGATCGATTGCGCGACCCTGGAAGAGGCCGTGCAAAAGGCCGGCGACATGGCGCAAGCCGGCGAGATCGTCCTGCTGTCGCCTGCCTGCGCCAGCTTCGACATGTTCCGCAACTACGCGCACCGGGCCGACGTCTTCGTGGACGCGGTGCGTGAACTGGCGTTGTCGCGCGGCGAGGTGATCGCATGAAGCTCGGACTGTCGTCACTGCGCGGATGGCTGGGCAGCGTCAAGGACGCCGCCCCGGCCGCGGCCGGCCGCCTGAAGGCCGGCGCCGGCGTGCGCGGCGGCGGTGTCGGCTTCGAGCCGCGCTCGCGCATGATGGAGTACGACCAGCCGCTGATCTGGGTGGTGCTGCTGCTGATGCTGTTCGGTATGGTGATGGTGTACTCGGCATCGGTGGCGCTGCCCGACTCGCCCAAGTACGCGTCCTACTCGAACTATCATTTCCTGATCCGCCAGGCGATCTTCATCGTCATCTCGATCACCGCCGGCGCGGTCGCTTTCCGCGTGCGCATCGAGACCTGGCAGAAGTGGGCGCCCTACCTGTTCGCCATCACGCTGATCCTGTTGCTGCTGGTGCTGATCCCGGGCGTGGGCAAGGGCGTCAACGGCGCCAAGCGCTGGCTGTCGCTGAAGATCATCAACCTGCAGCCGTCCGAGCTGATGAAGCTGTTCATCGTGCTGTACGCAGCCGATTACACGGTGCGCAAGCAGGCCGTGATGCACAAGCTGATCAAGGGCTTCGCGCCCATGGCCGCAGCGGTTGGCCTGGTCGGCCTGCTGCTGCTGCTGGAGCCCGACCTGGGCGCGTTCGGCGTGATCGTCTGCATCGCCATGGGCATCCTGTTCCTGGGCGGCATCAACGGCATCTGGTTCGGCGGCATCAGCGCCATGCTGGGCGGCGTGTTCACCCTGGTGATCGTGATGTCGCCGTGGCGGCGCGAGCGCATCTTCGCCTACCTCAATCCGTGGGAAGAAGAAAACGCGCTGGGCAAGGCCTACCAGTTGTCGCACTCGCTGATCGCCTTCGGGCGCGGCGAGCTGTTCGGCGTGGGCCTGGGCAGCAGCGTGGAGAAATTGCATTACCTGCCAGAGGCGCATACCGACTTCCTGCTGGCGGTGATCGGCGAGGAGCTGGGTTTCGCCGGCGTGCTGACGGTGGTGCTGCTGTTCTATTGGCTGGTCAAGCATGCCTTCGAGATCGGCCGCCAGGCCATCGCGCTGGACCTGACTTTCGCCGGCCTGGTGGCCAAGGGCATCGGCATCTGGCTGGGCGTGCAGGCCTTCATCAACATGGGCGTGAACCTGGGCCTCTTGCCGACCAAGGGCCTGACGCTGCCGCTGATGAGCTACGGCGGCTCCGGCGTGCTGCTCAACTGCGTCGGCCTGGCGATCCTGCTGCGCATCGATTACGAGAACCGGGTGCTGATGCGGGGAGGACGGCTATGAGCGCGCCCCGCAAACTGCTGATCATGGCGGCCGGCACCGGCGGCCATATCTTCCCCGGCCTGGCGATTGCCGACACCATGCGCGCGCGCGGCTGGCAGGTCAGCTGGCTGGGCACCTCGCACGGCATGGAGCGCGAGCTGGTGCCGCGCCACGGCGTGGAGATGGACACCATCGTCTTCGCCGGCCTGCGCGGCAAGGGGGCAATGCATACGCTCAAGGGCGTGTGGCGCATGGCGGCGAGCTTCTTCAGCTGCTTCGCCATCCTCGGCCGCCGCCGTCCGGACGTGGTGCTGGGCATGGGCGGCTACGTGACGGTGCCGGGCGGCGCCATGGCGCGCCTGCGCGGCAAGCCGCTGGTGCTGGTCAACGCCGACGCCGCGCTGCTGCTGTCGAACAAGACCTTGACGCCGTTGGCCGATCGCGTGCTGTTCGGCTTCCCGGCCGATTTCGGCCGCGCCGCCGGCAAGGCCGAGGTGACCGGCAACCCGGTGCGCAAGGAAATCACGGCCCTGCCGCGACCGGCGCAGCGCTATGCCGGGCGCAGCGGCCCGCTGAAGATCCTGGTGGTGGGCGGCAGCCTGGGCGCCAAGGTGTTGAACGACAACGTCCCGGCGGCGCTGGCCAAATTGGCGCCGGAACGCCGTCCGCTGGTTACGCACCAGTCGGGCAAGCAGCACATCGACGCGTTGCGGGCGTCGTATGCGCAGGCCGGGGTGCAGGCCGAGGTGGTGGACTTCATCGACGACATGCCGCGCCGCTACGCCGAGGCCGATCTCGTGATCTGCCGCGCCGGCGCCATCACGGTGTCGGAGCTGACCGCCGCCGGCGTGGCCAGCGTGCTGGTGCCGCTGGCGGTCTCGACCACCTCGCACCAGATCGACAACGCCAAATGGATGGCGCAAAACAATGCGGCAATCCATTTGCCGCAACGCGAACTCACGGCCGAGGCGCTGGCGGGTTTGCTGCAGACACTGGACCGCGCTGCATGCCAGGACATGGCGCAGGCGGCATACGAACAAGGCCGGCGCGACGCCAACGAGGCGATCGCGCGCGTGCTGGAAGGACTGGTAACACCATGAAGCATCGCGTCAAGAATATTCATTTTGTCGGTATCGGCGGCTCCGGCATGTCGGGCATCGCCGAGGTCATGTTGAACCTGGGCTACGGCGTGTCCGGCTCGGATCTGGGCAGCAACGCCGCGACCCAGCGCCTGGCGCAGCTGGGCGCCTGCATCCGCTATGGCCACGCGGCCGAGAACATCGACGGCGCTGACGCCATCGTCACCTCTACCGCCGTCAAGGGCGACAATCCCGAGGTGCTGGCGGCGCGCAAG
This genomic window contains:
- a CDS encoding UDP-N-acetylmuramoyl-tripeptide--D-alanyl-D-alanine ligase; this encodes MMKFQFAQMLEWIRAAEAAASAHAVPAVLNAPAGVLELNDVVTDSRAVKPGNVFVALRGERFDAHDFLEAVVAQGAAAVVVERAPPGLAAPAIVVPDARAALGQIAHGWRTLHQVPVIGVTGSNGKTTVKEMIASILAAAFGDEGYLGTRGNFNNEIGVPLTLFRLRAAHRAAVIEMGMNHPGEIAVLSRIAAPTLGLVNNAQREHQEFMATVEAVARENGAVIRHLPAAGVAVFPADDDFTALWREEAGARRVLTFGLNPQADVGATYAAGAFGSTLEVTVKGIAAPPAQFRVELAAVGEHNVRNALAAAACALGAGIAVEAVVRGLENFAPVNGRLQRKVARSGALVIDDTYNANPDSVRAAIDVLAAIDGPRALVLGDMGEVGDQGPQFHREIGAYAKSRGIPRLFGLGELMRHAVQAYGETQDEGGAQARYFDDIAALNAAVEQAAPQGATVLVKGSRFMKMERVVQHLVNVESNTQHQQETH
- the murD gene encoding UDP-N-acetylmuramoyl-L-alanine--D-glutamate ligase, which encodes MNYSGKHVLVLGLGESGLAMARWLVYCGAGVRVADTRGEEALAERLAALRADDPQAQAVLGRPFTPELLDGVDFVAVSPGLAPEGELAPLMPAMAERGLPLWGEIELFAQALAGLREETLYKPKVLAITGTNGKTTVTSLTGLLCQRAGMSVRVAGNISPAALDVLREAVIRDKVFLVELAEQDAIAAAQAQAEAEAEALRQAELAEQQAAEAAKRKRAAARIEQAVAVAAPAPVPEAAAPAANDQHADAPQAQESAAAAVQDAQAHSQVAAGDADLPEGQAQAEPEPHPATVATEIVGGAEHIPAEAANAVDDAGLQTDVAGNEAVAPETLNLGDFMEVSRTAEEDALAAVPPPPPPEPTYRGSMPQVWVLELSSFQLHTTHSLRADAATVLNITQDHLDWHGSMDAYAADKARIFGEGTVRVLNRDDARVMAMSSPAAPQSTFGLDEPAAPDSFGLVNDNGMLWLANAFVHEDDEQPEGKRRRKQKELAPPPVTLKRLMPADALKIRGAHNAMNALAALALCRAAGLPMAPLLHGLRDYTGEPHRVELVGVVQEVDYYDDSKGTNVGATVAALNGLGLGGRPNRILLIAGGEGKGQDFAPLALPVAKYGRAVLLIGRDAPVIRAAVADAGVELIDCATLEEAVQKAGDMAQAGEIVLLSPACASFDMFRNYAHRADVFVDAVRELALSRGEVIA
- a CDS encoding UDP-N-acetylmuramoyl-L-alanyl-D-glutamate--2,6-diaminopimelate ligase, with the protein product MPGRVPSIDDILDWLRSVAPEAQLTADSRRVTQGDVFFAYVGDADGRSYIADAVERGAAAVVFESAGFAWPDQLELPHLAVDDLKATAGEIAAAWYGKPDRDMFTVAITGTNGKTSCSYWLGAALSRLPGAGLAGVIGTLGVGTFLAGRAQAFDVTGYTTPDAVLLQRNLAMLAKAKVAGLAIEASSIGLAQGRMNGMHVDVALFTNFTRDHLDYHGDMDAYEAAKRKLFEWDGLKHAVVNLDDAMGVRLLPLLQARQVPVIGYALEDEIDAAAAGVPTLRASNIRSSPAGAVFQVDSPFGSGQVKTQLVGRFNVSNVLGIMGVLLAKGVAWDAAVAAAGALTAAPGRMQQFGGPDVPLIVIDYAHTPDALDKTLGTLRQVAAQRGGELWCVFGCGGDRDPGKRPQMGQVSEQADHVVLTSDNPRSEDPKAIIDQIRAGIGRIEPVVLEDRAGAILWTIRHATRADVVLLAGKGHEAYQEIAGKKLPFLDADHVALALAARSTMMGGA
- the murG gene encoding undecaprenyldiphospho-muramoylpentapeptide beta-N-acetylglucosaminyltransferase, with protein sequence MSAPRKLLIMAAGTGGHIFPGLAIADTMRARGWQVSWLGTSHGMERELVPRHGVEMDTIVFAGLRGKGAMHTLKGVWRMAASFFSCFAILGRRRPDVVLGMGGYVTVPGGAMARLRGKPLVLVNADAALLLSNKTLTPLADRVLFGFPADFGRAAGKAEVTGNPVRKEITALPRPAQRYAGRSGPLKILVVGGSLGAKVLNDNVPAALAKLAPERRPLVTHQSGKQHIDALRASYAQAGVQAEVVDFIDDMPRRYAEADLVICRAGAITVSELTAAGVASVLVPLAVSTTSHQIDNAKWMAQNNAAIHLPQRELTAEALAGLLQTLDRAACQDMAQAAYEQGRRDANEAIARVLEGLVTP
- the mraY gene encoding phospho-N-acetylmuramoyl-pentapeptide-transferase, producing MLVWLAQNFQQDFGFLRLFSFITFRAVFATLTALLIGMIAGPAVIRMLTRMKVGQAVRTDGPQTHLIKSGTPTMGGVLILIGIGISTLLWADLSNRFVWIVLIVTLGFGAVGWVDDYRKVVHRDPQGMRSREKYFWQSLIGLVAAFYLAFSVSEVSNMKVLDLFVAWVQSGFSLDLPPKADLIVPFFKSVSYPLGVWGFIALTYFVIVGTSNAVNLTDGLDGLAIMPTVLVGAALGLFAYLTGNASYAKYLFIPHIPGAGELLIFCGAMGGAGLAFLWYNAYPAQVFMGDVGALALGGALGTIAVIVRQEIVLFIMGGIFVVETLSVMIQVAYFKYTKKRFGTGRRVLLMAPLHHHYEQKGWKETQVVVRFWIITMMLVLLGLSTLKLR
- the ftsW gene encoding putative lipid II flippase FtsW, coding for MKLGLSSLRGWLGSVKDAAPAAAGRLKAGAGVRGGGVGFEPRSRMMEYDQPLIWVVLLLMLFGMVMVYSASVALPDSPKYASYSNYHFLIRQAIFIVISITAGAVAFRVRIETWQKWAPYLFAITLILLLLVLIPGVGKGVNGAKRWLSLKIINLQPSELMKLFIVLYAADYTVRKQAVMHKLIKGFAPMAAAVGLVGLLLLLEPDLGAFGVIVCIAMGILFLGGINGIWFGGISAMLGGVFTLVIVMSPWRRERIFAYLNPWEEENALGKAYQLSHSLIAFGRGELFGVGLGSSVEKLHYLPEAHTDFLLAVIGEELGFAGVLTVVLLFYWLVKHAFEIGRQAIALDLTFAGLVAKGIGIWLGVQAFINMGVNLGLLPTKGLTLPLMSYGGSGVLLNCVGLAILLRIDYENRVLMRGGRL